The proteins below are encoded in one region of Myxococcales bacterium:
- a CDS encoding TMEM165/GDT1 family protein, which produces MDLKLFVSTFVAIFIAEIGDKTQLATLSFASGSTSRWTVFAASALALISTSAIAVLGGETISRFVSPLALKRAAGVLFLVLGAVFLFGSASTKS; this is translated from the coding sequence ATGGATCTCAAACTCTTTGTCTCAACGTTTGTCGCAATTTTTATCGCCGAGATTGGCGATAAAACCCAATTGGCTACGCTCTCCTTTGCCTCGGGCAGCACATCACGCTGGACGGTTTTTGCTGCTTCGGCCTTGGCTCTGATTTCAACCTCCGCAATTGCTGTGCTTGGAGGTGAGACAATCAGTCGTTTTGTTTCGCCACTTGCTTTGAAACGTGCTGCTGGTGTGCTGTTCCTAGTCTTAGGCGCCGTTTTCTTGTTCGGTAGTGCCTCTACAAAAAGCTAG
- a CDS encoding metallophosphoesterase has translation MSVWRWLVFLVVVSLLSGGLHFFLWARLVRDPKWPIAWTIALTVLIFIGALSFPLTPALVRVLPKTLGSSLAWFSYTWTGLLFIWFVILLFNEGLRPLVALLLNKISETAFDASRRAMLSRGLAGFAGLLGLGLGGVALWEGTKPVRIKKVPISLSRLSADMHGFRIVQLTDIHVGPTIGLSFIEEIVDKSNRLQPDLVAITGDLVDGSVEELGPIVARLSALRAKHGVYFVTGNHEYYSGASAWVRFLETQGIRVLRNERVRIEHQGAKLDIAGIDDFSAGQFTDGHKPDLKNAMHERDPEVPVVLLAHQPRAVHEAAELDVDLQLSGHTHGGQMIPFNYLVHLQQPYVSGLHKHGPTQIYVSSGTGYWGPPMRLGIPAEITEIELRSMSRMT, from the coding sequence ATGTCCGTCTGGCGCTGGTTAGTTTTTTTAGTCGTTGTGTCGCTGCTTTCCGGCGGCCTGCATTTCTTTCTGTGGGCACGTCTGGTTCGCGATCCCAAATGGCCTATCGCCTGGACGATTGCTTTGACGGTATTGATTTTTATCGGTGCACTTAGCTTTCCGCTGACACCCGCACTTGTGCGCGTATTACCCAAAACATTAGGGTCATCCTTGGCATGGTTTTCCTACACTTGGACTGGCTTGTTGTTTATTTGGTTTGTTATTTTGCTTTTCAATGAAGGCCTGCGTCCTTTAGTCGCTTTGTTGCTTAACAAGATTAGTGAAACAGCTTTCGATGCATCACGCAGAGCCATGCTCTCACGGGGTCTTGCAGGCTTTGCAGGTCTGCTTGGACTGGGTCTTGGAGGGGTGGCGCTATGGGAAGGCACAAAGCCAGTACGCATTAAGAAAGTACCCATCTCGCTTTCTCGGCTTTCTGCTGACATGCATGGTTTTCGCATTGTTCAGCTCACCGATATTCACGTTGGCCCGACCATTGGTCTGTCGTTCATTGAAGAGATTGTCGACAAGAGCAATCGTCTGCAACCGGATCTTGTGGCCATCACGGGTGATCTTGTCGATGGTTCGGTTGAAGAACTCGGCCCCATCGTGGCACGACTATCTGCCCTGCGGGCAAAGCATGGTGTGTATTTTGTTACCGGTAATCATGAGTACTATTCTGGTGCAAGCGCATGGGTACGTTTTTTAGAAACACAAGGCATCCGAGTGTTGCGTAACGAGCGGGTGCGCATTGAACATCAAGGCGCCAAGCTTGATATAGCCGGCATCGATGATTTCTCGGCAGGGCAATTTACCGACGGGCACAAACCGGATTTAAAAAACGCAATGCATGAACGAGACCCTGAAGTTCCGGTGGTTTTGCTTGCTCACCAACCTCGCGCCGTGCATGAAGCAGCCGAGCTTGATGTTGATTTGCAGCTCTCAGGACACACCCATGGCGGGCAGATGATTCCTTTTAATTATCTGGTGCACTTGCAGCAGCCCTACGTTTCTGGTTTGCACAAGCACGGACCCACGCAGATTTATGTAAGCTCCGGCACTGGCTATTGGGGACCACCCATGCGTCTAGGTATCCCAGCCGAAATAACCGAGATCGAACTGCGCTCAATGTCGCGCATGACGTAG
- a CDS encoding metallophosphoesterase family protein yields the protein MKLGIFSDVHANIEALSAVMGAYATEKIDRYFCLGDIVGYGASPNECCNIVREMAEVTIVGNHDAAVAGRMDYSYYYDAARHALDKHADQLSDINMEWLKSLPYKHELDAYGVHLCHGSPLRLEEFDYIFAPEQAAECLAIWDELGDITLIGHSHLCKVFALKPGEVRELPAEGFSLEEGYKYIVSVGSVGQPRDHDNRAAYTVYDTEEKHFSFKRVEYDIEAAAEKVFAGDLEHNFGHRLFIGV from the coding sequence ATGAAACTCGGAATATTCAGTGATGTTCATGCCAACATCGAGGCGCTTTCGGCCGTTATGGGGGCATACGCAACGGAAAAGATTGATCGCTATTTCTGTCTAGGTGACATTGTCGGCTATGGCGCCAGTCCCAATGAGTGCTGCAACATCGTGCGCGAGATGGCTGAAGTTACCATTGTTGGCAACCACGATGCAGCGGTAGCTGGCCGCATGGACTATTCCTATTACTATGATGCAGCAAGGCACGCTCTTGATAAGCACGCTGATCAGCTCAGCGATATCAACATGGAGTGGCTCAAATCACTACCGTACAAGCATGAGCTAGATGCATACGGAGTCCATCTGTGTCACGGCTCACCGCTACGGCTTGAGGAGTTCGATTATATCTTTGCTCCGGAGCAAGCTGCAGAGTGCTTGGCCATTTGGGATGAGCTTGGCGACATTACGCTGATCGGCCATTCCCACTTATGCAAAGTGTTTGCTCTGAAACCCGGCGAAGTGCGTGAGCTTCCAGCCGAGGGCTTTAGTCTGGAAGAAGGCTACAAATACATTGTCAGTGTAGGCTCGGTGGGTCAGCCACGCGATCATGACAATCGAGCGGCCTACACAGTTTACGATACAGAAGAAAAACATTTCTCATTTAAAAGAGTGGAATACGATATCGAGGCCGCAGCAGAAAAAGTATTCGCGGGAGACCTTGAACACAACTTCGGTCATCGTCTGTTCATTGGTGTCTGA
- a CDS encoding GTP cyclohydrolase I: protein MKQFPLKDAANSIRSFLQQIGAPVGEDPELAETGARVAQAFYEELLSGYRQDPTAILRDATASNSDALVVLKNVRIFPICPHHLLPNPGFAHIAYKPAGRVIGLGALARLLQCFSRRLILQEELAKRCSESIVEELNSPWAACVIDAEALCLTARGARAESSRSTIVHVAGEKKDDSLLLQTFWNTIKSH from the coding sequence ATGAAGCAATTTCCCCTTAAAGACGCCGCAAATTCGATTCGTAGCTTTTTACAGCAGATTGGCGCCCCGGTTGGCGAGGATCCCGAACTTGCCGAAACCGGCGCTCGCGTGGCGCAGGCCTTTTACGAGGAACTGCTAAGCGGCTACCGGCAGGATCCCACGGCCATACTTCGCGACGCCACGGCATCAAACAGCGATGCATTGGTGGTTCTGAAAAACGTACGCATTTTTCCGATCTGCCCTCATCACCTTCTTCCGAATCCGGGCTTTGCACACATCGCATACAAACCGGCCGGTCGAGTAATAGGGCTAGGAGCCTTGGCACGATTGCTTCAATGCTTTTCACGTCGTTTGATCTTGCAGGAAGAACTCGCCAAACGCTGCAGCGAATCAATCGTTGAAGAACTCAACAGCCCATGGGCCGCTTGCGTCATTGATGCAGAGGCGCTGTGTCTTACCGCTCGAGGAGCACGAGCGGAATCAAGCCGCTCCACCATTGTGCATGTTGCTGGCGAGAAAAAAGACGACTCTTTACTCCTGCAAACCTTTTGGAACACCATCAAATCCCACTAA
- the ribA gene encoding GTP cyclohydrolase II, with amino-acid sequence MTIAQRKQSAEEALVQRYASAEMPTEYGMLRVVVYQERDSLKEHCAIVSGDIDKQDDVLLRVHSECLTGEVLHSLKCDCREQLDMALSLIAKSKKGAVLYLRQEGRGIGLCNKIRAYALQEQGHDTVDANRMLGFDDDMRSYEVASAMLADLGVKSIALLTNNPDKVTALRKDGVRISKRVPMSVEPNDHNRGYLETKRKRMGHLID; translated from the coding sequence ATGACCATTGCACAACGAAAACAGTCCGCGGAAGAAGCTCTTGTTCAACGATATGCTTCGGCCGAGATGCCAACCGAATACGGAATGCTGCGCGTGGTTGTCTATCAAGAACGGGACAGTTTAAAGGAGCACTGTGCCATCGTTTCTGGCGACATTGATAAACAAGACGATGTACTGCTACGAGTGCACAGTGAATGCCTTACAGGCGAAGTGCTTCATTCCTTGAAATGCGACTGCCGTGAACAGCTTGATATGGCGCTTTCTCTCATAGCCAAGTCAAAGAAGGGTGCAGTCCTTTATCTTAGGCAAGAAGGCCGCGGTATTGGCCTTTGCAACAAGATTCGGGCTTACGCTTTGCAAGAGCAGGGCCACGACACGGTGGATGCAAATCGTATGCTTGGTTTCGATGACGACATGCGAAGCTACGAGGTTGCCAGTGCGATGCTTGCGGATTTAGGCGTGAAGTCCATTGCGCTGTTGACAAACAATCCAGACAAAGTCACGGCCTTGCGGAAAGATGGAGTTCGTATTTCAAAGCGCGTGCCGATGAGCGTTGAGCCAAACGATCACAACCGCGGTTATTTGGAAACAAAGCGTAAACGCATGGGTCATCTAATCGACTAG
- a CDS encoding FAD-binding oxidoreductase, translated as MLAAGASIDSLERDILALSDTLVVSKSEMDRSTYSADLWPRNFLKHEALEKPCLIVWPQTLDDLSHLLRFAARYSIPVVPYGGGSGVCGGIRPTKESIVLDLKRMRAVKTINKSALQVEVEAGCYGQELENQLSAKGFTLGHFPSSISCSTVGGWLATRSAGQCSGRYGKIEDMVLGFQAIDGIGRNINVQHNTSSATLGPLLIGNEGTLCVFGEASLRINPAPEHRRFAAFDFETIEDGTETIRRAFQAGLRPAVCRLYDPLDSAFAKRHLEHPEEAEAKVFQETRSGILSPRHQLLYGHLLRYPKLLGMSRSIIESLALFRPLLILVWEDNEAMAESEFRHFLGLAHEHGGDFLGERPAKHWFDHRHAVSFRQSPVMSAGAFVDTMEIAVGWSQLTESYYAVRRALSKHAFVMAHFSHAYPSGASIYFTFARHPGRNKDALSIYDNAWKSALDEVLRQGGSVSHHHGIGRAKLEALGKDSANNFRTLRQLKRVFDPQGILNPGALVPKD; from the coding sequence GTGCTAGCTGCTGGAGCCTCAATCGACAGTCTGGAACGGGACATTTTGGCACTTTCGGACACCTTGGTGGTCTCAAAAAGTGAGATGGATCGTAGCACCTATTCGGCCGATCTCTGGCCGAGAAATTTCTTAAAACATGAAGCATTAGAAAAGCCGTGCCTCATTGTTTGGCCTCAAACTCTCGATGACTTAAGTCATTTGCTCCGCTTCGCTGCGCGATATTCCATACCCGTTGTTCCCTATGGTGGCGGCAGTGGTGTATGTGGCGGCATTCGTCCAACAAAAGAAAGCATCGTGCTTGACCTCAAACGGATGCGCGCTGTGAAAACAATCAATAAGAGCGCCCTTCAGGTCGAGGTGGAAGCTGGATGCTACGGACAAGAACTTGAAAATCAGCTTAGTGCAAAGGGTTTTACCTTAGGTCATTTTCCGTCGTCAATCAGTTGCTCAACAGTAGGCGGTTGGCTTGCCACGCGTTCTGCAGGGCAATGCTCCGGACGATACGGTAAAATCGAAGATATGGTTTTGGGCTTTCAAGCCATCGATGGCATCGGACGGAACATCAACGTACAGCACAACACAAGTAGCGCAACTCTTGGACCATTGCTCATCGGCAACGAGGGAACTCTTTGTGTGTTCGGCGAAGCTTCGTTACGCATTAATCCTGCGCCAGAACACCGACGTTTTGCAGCTTTTGACTTTGAGACCATTGAAGATGGCACTGAAACCATTCGAAGAGCTTTTCAGGCCGGACTTCGCCCTGCGGTCTGTCGTCTCTATGATCCTCTCGACAGTGCGTTTGCCAAGCGCCACTTGGAGCATCCAGAAGAAGCTGAAGCAAAAGTATTCCAGGAAACTCGCTCCGGAATTCTCAGCCCCCGCCATCAACTGCTCTATGGGCATTTGCTACGCTACCCTAAACTTCTAGGGATGAGCAGGAGTATAATTGAGAGCTTGGCCCTCTTCCGACCCCTGCTGATTCTTGTTTGGGAAGACAACGAAGCGATGGCGGAAAGCGAATTTCGACATTTTCTTGGGCTCGCTCATGAGCATGGGGGAGATTTTCTCGGTGAGCGCCCAGCAAAACATTGGTTTGACCATCGCCACGCTGTTAGTTTTAGACAGTCACCTGTCATGAGCGCGGGTGCCTTCGTTGATACAATGGAAATTGCGGTAGGTTGGAGTCAGCTAACGGAATCTTACTATGCAGTACGTCGAGCTCTCAGTAAACACGCATTTGTGATGGCTCATTTTAGTCATGCTTATCCTTCCGGAGCGTCGATCTATTTTACTTTTGCGAGGCACCCAGGAAGAAACAAGGATGCTTTATCCATCTATGACAATGCCTGGAAAAGCGCTTTAGACGAAGTGCTTAGACAAGGCGGCAGCGTTTCTCATCATCATGGCATCGGCCGTGCGAAATTAGAAGCACTGGGAAAAGATTCAGCAAACAACTTCAGGACCTTACGCCAGCTTAAGCGAGTGTTCGACCCACAAGGCATTCTTAATCCTGGAGCGCTTGTCCCGAAAGATTGA
- a CDS encoding FAD-binding oxidoreductase, with protein MSQQTFYQSIETEGITKTRSLSEGTTLLPNSTEQVCRILELADAYNLRACAPGSRRDPRSCFVLSLAQMNTHIAINELDHIVTVHGGMSLRNLDRHLKTAGFMRRAAPMQLNLSVSEWIATGLIGAETSEVEPLSACLLGLVAVRSDGSKMRCRPAPRKAMGPELWPLFVGTRSKYAVVTEATFAIRFYQNLIRKDFVFETRSDAGQAKAWLRASGLRGSYFLVDASGPGSKLVVYLDEDGPFCHANKAILSEVIKQFNGKASAIGSSVIAPARQNTVDAPYLSEILKHADPKGILG; from the coding sequence ATGTCGCAGCAAACTTTCTATCAAAGCATTGAAACCGAAGGCATCACAAAAACCCGGTCACTCTCCGAAGGCACAACCTTGCTTCCAAATAGCACAGAACAAGTTTGTCGCATCTTGGAGCTCGCTGACGCTTATAATCTTCGCGCATGTGCTCCAGGAAGTCGACGCGATCCGCGAAGTTGTTTCGTGCTGTCGCTTGCTCAAATGAACACGCACATCGCTATCAACGAACTCGATCATATTGTAACGGTTCACGGTGGGATGTCACTACGGAACTTAGATAGGCATCTTAAGACCGCGGGGTTTATGAGACGTGCTGCTCCGATGCAACTGAATCTGAGTGTGAGCGAATGGATTGCAACAGGCCTTATCGGTGCGGAGACAAGCGAGGTCGAGCCTCTTTCGGCCTGTCTTTTGGGACTTGTTGCTGTGCGAAGCGACGGCAGTAAAATGCGTTGTCGGCCGGCCCCACGTAAAGCCATGGGTCCAGAACTTTGGCCATTATTTGTTGGAACACGCAGCAAGTACGCCGTCGTCACGGAAGCTACCTTTGCAATTCGCTTTTACCAAAACTTAATACGCAAGGATTTCGTGTTTGAGACACGTAGCGATGCCGGTCAGGCAAAAGCATGGCTTAGAGCCTCGGGTCTACGGGGCAGCTATTTTCTCGTTGACGCTTCTGGCCCCGGATCAAAGCTTGTCGTTTATCTTGATGAAGATGGACCATTTTGCCATGCGAACAAGGCAATTTTAAGCGAAGTTATCAAACAGTTTAATGGAAAGGCCTCGGCTATTGGCTCTTCGGTTATTGCTCCAGCTCGGCAAAATACCGTTGATGCGCCTTACTTATCCGAGATTCTTAAACATGCCGATCCCAAGGGTATCCTCGGATAG
- a CDS encoding acylphosphatase: protein MAQKRLQLVVRGRVQGVFFRASARREAKQLGLTGWVKNRPDGSLEALVEGEEGCVKEFLAWAQEGPTTSRVDAIETKWRGFTGEFPDFRIVP from the coding sequence ATGGCTCAAAAACGGTTACAATTAGTGGTTCGCGGACGTGTTCAAGGGGTTTTCTTTCGTGCAAGCGCACGCCGTGAAGCAAAACAGCTTGGACTGACAGGATGGGTTAAAAACCGCCCAGACGGCAGCCTAGAGGCCCTAGTGGAGGGCGAAGAAGGTTGCGTCAAGGAATTCCTAGCCTGGGCACAAGAGGGGCCCACAACCTCCAGAGTCGATGCTATCGAAACAAAATGGCGCGGTTTCACCGGAGAGTTTCCCGATTTTCGAATCGTCCCTTAA
- the rplQ gene encoding 50S ribosomal protein L17, whose translation MRHQKAGRKFGRNTSHRRAMFRNLVGNLVLHERIETTDAKAKELRRIAERLVSQALRLGDNLIVDVGKLKTPEEREGVMASRLNAQRQVARFLPKAMAKTKSDGDIEDVDLVYKLFHDIAPRYLDRVKAGKGGGYTRIIKGKLRRGDNAPMSYIEFVSGGKAAAAPKPKKSAVGKSTEVAAEAKEAAPKKAKATTAKASEKSAAKEAAPKKESKKAKADSTKK comes from the coding sequence ATGCGTCACCAAAAAGCGGGAAGAAAATTCGGAAGAAATACCAGCCATCGTCGTGCCATGTTTCGTAACTTGGTGGGTAACTTGGTGTTGCATGAACGCATTGAGACTACGGATGCCAAGGCGAAAGAGCTTCGGCGTATCGCTGAGCGCTTGGTCTCTCAAGCATTGCGTTTAGGCGACAATCTTATTGTGGATGTTGGCAAGCTCAAGACTCCAGAGGAGCGCGAGGGTGTCATGGCTTCTCGCTTGAATGCTCAGCGTCAAGTTGCACGCTTTTTGCCAAAAGCTATGGCAAAGACCAAATCTGACGGTGATATTGAAGATGTGGATCTTGTCTACAAGCTTTTCCACGACATCGCGCCACGGTATTTGGATCGCGTGAAGGCGGGAAAAGGCGGTGGTTACACCCGCATCATCAAAGGCAAACTTCGTCGTGGCGATAACGCACCGATGTCTTACATTGAGTTTGTGTCGGGCGGGAAGGCTGCTGCAGCACCCAAGCCAAAAAAGAGCGCTGTAGGCAAATCGACTGAAGTAGCAGCAGAGGCAAAAGAAGCTGCGCCCAAAAAAGCGAAAGCAACCACGGCCAAAGCAAGCGAGAAAAGCGCTGCGAAAGAAGCTGCCCCTAAAAAGGAATCAAAGAAAGCAAAAGCGGACTCAACCAAGAAGTAG
- a CDS encoding DNA-directed RNA polymerase subunit alpha, which translates to MSTIVSRNWRDLIKPRSIPVDSESVTATYGKFVCEPLERGFGITLGNSLRRVLLSSLQGAAISKVRIDGALHEFTSVPDVVEDVTDIVLRLKQVVVRAHTAKTHTVYLDKEGPCEIKAGDIQVTDQVEVLNPDHVICNVAKGGRFKAELIVNVGRGYVPSDRNKDPEDPLGTVAIDALFSPIRKVNYTVTNARVGQITDYDKLTLEVWTDGSVTPQDAVAYAAKILKEQLTIFINFEETEEPELFEKQEEEPLNENLFRSVEELELSVRSANCLQNANINFIGELVQRTEADMLKTKNFGRKSLKEIREILSRMGLSLGMRIDNWSEMLERWKQQQAQKN; encoded by the coding sequence ATGAGCACGATTGTTAGTCGAAACTGGAGAGATCTTATTAAGCCACGCAGCATTCCTGTGGACAGCGAGTCAGTGACCGCTACCTATGGAAAGTTTGTCTGTGAGCCGCTTGAGCGCGGTTTTGGCATTACCCTTGGAAACTCGTTGCGCCGGGTGCTGTTGTCTTCATTGCAAGGTGCAGCCATCAGCAAAGTGAGGATCGATGGTGCTTTGCACGAGTTTACCTCGGTGCCTGACGTCGTCGAAGATGTCACGGATATTGTGCTTCGACTCAAGCAAGTTGTTGTTCGTGCCCATACTGCTAAGACACACACTGTCTACCTTGACAAAGAAGGACCGTGCGAGATTAAAGCCGGCGACATTCAAGTCACCGATCAGGTTGAAGTGCTCAATCCCGATCATGTGATTTGCAACGTAGCCAAGGGCGGTCGTTTTAAAGCAGAGCTCATTGTAAACGTAGGCCGTGGTTATGTGCCTTCGGATCGAAACAAAGATCCCGAGGATCCCCTTGGCACGGTTGCCATTGACGCGCTCTTTTCACCGATTCGCAAAGTCAACTACACGGTAACCAATGCGCGTGTTGGGCAGATCACCGACTACGATAAGCTTACGCTGGAAGTGTGGACCGATGGCTCTGTTACTCCACAAGATGCCGTGGCCTATGCTGCCAAAATACTTAAAGAGCAGCTTACTATCTTCATTAACTTTGAAGAGACAGAAGAGCCTGAGCTTTTTGAAAAGCAAGAAGAAGAGCCGCTCAACGAGAATCTTTTCCGTAGTGTTGAAGAACTAGAGCTTTCGGTGCGTTCGGCAAACTGTCTGCAGAATGCAAACATCAACTTCATCGGTGAACTCGTTCAACGTACCGAAGCTGACATGCTCAAGACCAAAAACTTTGGTCGTAAGTCTTTGAAAGAGATTCGCGAGATTCTCTCACGCATGGGCCTATCCTTAGGTATGCGTATTGATAACTGGTCAGAAATGTTGGAACGCTGGAAACAGCAGCAAGCTCAGAAAAACTAG
- the rpsK gene encoding 30S ribosomal protein S11, with protein sequence MAKPTASKTKRKVKKNVPTGIAHIQCTFNNTLVTVTDPRGNVVSWSSSGARNFKGSRKSTPFAAQLAAEDAARKAQDHGMRALAVFIKGPGSGREQALRAFQNVGMKVTLIRDITPIPHNGCRPPKRRRV encoded by the coding sequence ATGGCAAAGCCAACAGCAAGCAAAACAAAGCGCAAAGTTAAAAAGAACGTTCCCACTGGGATAGCGCACATTCAGTGTACCTTTAACAACACCTTGGTCACTGTCACCGATCCACGCGGCAACGTTGTGTCGTGGTCAAGTTCAGGCGCTAGAAACTTTAAAGGCTCTCGAAAGAGTACGCCCTTTGCTGCTCAACTTGCTGCTGAAGATGCTGCACGTAAAGCACAAGATCATGGCATGCGAGCACTTGCTGTGTTTATCAAAGGTCCAGGTTCTGGCCGAGAGCAAGCGCTCCGTGCTTTTCAAAACGTTGGAATGAAAGTCACACTGATCCGGGATATTACTCCCATTCCACACAACGGGTGCCGTCCACCGAAGCGACGAAGGGTTTAG
- the rpsM gene encoding 30S ribosomal protein S13: MARIAGVDIPGRKHITIALRYIYGIGPNISKQICQEANIPENKIADDLDENEMKRIREIIDGKFKVEGDLRREISMHIKRLMDLGCYRGLRHRRGLPVRGQRTHTNARTRKGPRKGVLRK, encoded by the coding sequence ATGGCTCGTATAGCAGGCGTAGACATTCCAGGTCGCAAGCATATTACCATTGCATTGCGTTACATTTACGGAATCGGCCCAAACATTTCGAAACAAATTTGTCAGGAAGCAAACATTCCTGAAAATAAAATTGCCGACGATCTTGATGAAAACGAAATGAAGCGCATTCGTGAGATCATCGATGGAAAATTTAAAGTAGAAGGTGATCTTCGACGCGAAATATCCATGCACATTAAACGTTTAATGGACTTGGGTTGCTATCGTGGTTTGCGTCACCGACGTGGACTTCCTGTTCGCGGACAACGAACTCACACGAACGCTCGTACTCGAAAAGGACCGCGTAAGGGCGTCCTTAGAAAGTAG
- the rpmJ gene encoding 50S ribosomal protein L36 produces MKVRPSVKKICEKCKIIRRKGVVRVICTNPRHKQRQG; encoded by the coding sequence ATGAAAGTAAGGCCAAGCGTCAAAAAAATCTGTGAAAAATGTAAAATCATCCGTCGCAAGGGCGTCGTGCGTGTTATATGCACCAACCCTCGTCACAAACAACGGCAAGGATAA
- a CDS encoding adenylate kinase, which translates to MSLDLVLFGPPGAGKGTQAKRLVELRGIPQFSTGDVMRKERDSGSELGKRFAEYMGAGRLVPDELVLELVAKRLTEDDAKNGVIFDGYPRTVAQAEALDVLLARINRKIDQVIAIDVPLESLVERAVGRRVCQTCGHIFHLRYNPPPSPEDCSRGVCKLIQRKDDTEEVVRKRYEEYQEKTEPVLRHYETQNVVTHIEGEGSLDDVTGRITSVINAA; encoded by the coding sequence GTGAGCCTCGATCTGGTACTTTTTGGTCCTCCGGGTGCAGGAAAAGGCACTCAGGCCAAACGCTTGGTGGAGCTTCGGGGTATTCCGCAGTTCTCTACCGGCGATGTTATGCGAAAAGAACGTGATTCTGGCTCGGAGCTGGGAAAGCGTTTCGCCGAATACATGGGTGCAGGAAGGCTTGTGCCGGACGAGCTCGTGCTGGAACTCGTCGCCAAGCGGCTTACTGAGGACGATGCTAAAAACGGTGTAATTTTCGATGGTTACCCGCGAACCGTCGCTCAAGCTGAGGCGTTGGACGTCCTGCTAGCCCGGATTAATCGAAAAATAGACCAAGTTATAGCCATTGATGTTCCCCTGGAAAGCTTGGTGGAACGCGCTGTTGGAAGAAGAGTGTGCCAGACCTGTGGACACATCTTTCATTTGCGCTATAATCCGCCGCCTTCGCCCGAGGACTGCTCTCGTGGCGTTTGTAAGCTGATTCAGCGGAAGGACGACACAGAAGAAGTCGTTCGGAAGCGCTATGAGGAGTACCAAGAGAAAACTGAACCTGTTTTGAGGCACTACGAGACACAAAATGTAGTGACTCATATCGAAGGTGAAGGCTCTTTGGACGATGTGACGGGACGAATAACAAGCGTGATTAACGCAGCTTGA